CGTCATCGACACCTACGTCGCCGGCGTCATCAAGCAGAGCCGGAGAAACGTGATCGGGAAAGTCGGATTCCGCGGTGTGGACCACGCGCTCATGCTTCACCAGGTGGCCGGGAAGGTCGACGGGATCAAGGCTCGAATCAAAGAGATCTTCGACAACAAACAGAGGTACGGCATCGAGGACGGAAAGAGGGGCGGCGAAGAGGAAGCGGAGCGGATTCGGAAGCAGAGGAGGGAGGTGGAGGAGGAAGAGGTGGTAGGGTTTGCGCTGGACTCCAAGGTTGTGATTGAGAAACTCACGGTGTCGGATTCGCGCCTTAAAGTTGTTTCCATCGTTGGAATGGGTGGTTTGGGGAAAACCACGCTTGCTCGAAAGGTATATAACTCTAACCGAGTGAAGAACATGTTTCCTTGTCGTGCGTGGGGTTATGTGTCTAATGATTATCGACCCAGGGAGTTTTTCTTGAGCCTTCTCAAGTGTTTGCTGTCCACATCCAAGTACAGTGGTTTGttcaagaaaagagaagagaCGAGTGTGAGTGATGAAGAGCTGAAGATGAAGGTGCGAGAATGCTTAAACAGAAGCAAGTATTTGGTTGTGGTGGACGATGTTTGGCAGAAACAGGTGTGGAATGAGGTTAAAGGGGCATTTCCCGATGATCAAAACGGAAGCAGAATATTGATGACTACTCGTTGGGCTGAGGTGGCTTCTCACGCTGGTCCTGTTCCTCCCTACGCTCTTCCCTTCCTCACCAAAGAAGAAAGTTGGGAGCTGCTTTCCAAGAAGGTGTTTAGGGGAGAAGAGTGTCCTTCGGATTTAGAGTCTCTGGGAAAATTGATCGCTGAAAGCTGTGATGGGTTGCCACTTGCCCTTATTGTGATGGCAGGGATTTTGGGTAACAAGAAGTCACCGAGGGATTGGTCTAGAATCAAGGACCATGTCAATTGGCATCTTGGGAGGGACAACACACTCAAGGACATACTCAAACTCAGCTATGATTCCTTGCCCGCGAGGTTAAAGCCTTGTTTTCTGTATTTTGGCATGTACCCTGAAGATTATAGGATCCCCGTGAAGCAGTTGATCCAGTTGTGGATATCCGAAGGGTTATTAACACAAGAAACTTCTGTAAGCCAAGACATACCAGAGCCGGAATACATCGCGGAAGAGTACTTGGATGAACTGGTGGATCGAAGCTTGATCCAAGTGGTAAGTAGAACCAATGATGGGGGAGTCAAAACATGTCGGATTCACGATCTTCTTCGCGACCTCTGCATATCCGAGAGCAGGGAAGACAAGTTTTTCGAGGTTTGTGGAGAGATTGATTTTCAGAACCTCAATAGTTGTCCCCGTAAGTTGTCTCTCCAGGGTACTCTGTTTCATTTCTCTTCGAGTATCGTATCTGATTACACCATCTCGGCGACGCGTTCCTTGTTATGCTTCGGGCAAGAGGTGTACAAGGTTAAGGCAAATCACTGGAGATGGCTTCTCAAGAGCTTCAGGCTGGCTCGCGTGTTGGATTTAGGACGAATGAATGTTAACTCCATACCCACTGATTTGGAGAAGCTCATTCATTTAAGGTACTTGAGGATACACTCTCATAATCTTGAAACTATTCCACCTTCTATATGCAGATTGTGGAATCTAGAAACCTTGGATTTGAGAGGTTCGCCTATAAAATCCTTTTCTGGTGAATTATGGCAACTTAAACAACTAAGGCATCTTCTGCTGTTTGGACCCGTTGGGCTCCCAGAAATGCCCTCAGAAAGTAAAACCATGCCCAATCTTCAAACCCTCTCAACCGTGGCTCTTGATCCTCGCACAACATCATTGTTGGATAGTCGTAGGTTCCCAGGGATGACAAAATTGGGTATACATTACGAAAGACGCGACAAGTGCAATGCTCGTATACAGTTACAGAGCCTCCATCGCCTGAGCCATCTCCGGAAGCTGAAAGTGATAGGCACTACTGAGATTCCTCAAAATGCAAATATGTTTCCGTCGAACATCACCAAGATATCCCTCACAAAGTTTGGTTTCTTCAACTCCACTGTCATGCATATGCTAGGAAAGCTTCCCAACCTTCAAGTTCTGAAATTGTCATCGCAGACGAATGATACTAGATTTGACCTGCATTGTGCCACGGGAGGGTTCCTTCAGCTTCAAGTGTTTGAGATGGTTGCAATCAAGGTCAAGGTGTGGAGAGTGGACAGAGGTTCAATGCCACGTGTTCGTCGTTTGGTCGTCAGAAGCTGCAAATCCTTGACTCAGCTTCCAAAAGAAGTGTGGTCTTTGAATACCTTGCGGGAAGTTCAGGTCTTGTGGCCCTGTACAGAATTGGCAAAAGGACTCCAAAATTTGGTGATGAACAATGCTTGTAAGCTCGTCGTCTATCCTCTCTCAGCAAATGATGAATTAGATTTTCTTGAAATCAATGGCTAATCTGTTCAAATACGCTTCATTTTTTTCCTTGGTTCATAGAAAAGTGTGTTATTATATTGTCACGTTGGTCCTAACTATATCACTGCAGAATCGGAAGTAAATGAATATAAGATAAGTTAAGCAGTTGCTAGATTTCTTATCTGAAGGCCCACTTATTCACAGGTGAGTGAGACCTTTTCCCTCATTGTCTCTGTCATATTTAAAGCTTGATTCCATGATTGTGTCTTCCCTCAACAAGCATGGATATCTAATTTCAATCTGATTCATGCTGATTTCTAAATTCTTATTAACTAAGAATACAAATTGTTCTGTTAAATTGGACTTGGTTTAAGCAAAGAAACATGGCCATTCAACACCTTGCAGTCATTTTGGCGTTGGTTTTGTCTGAACTCTTTTTCCCTTCTCAAACTGCTGATAATTCGATAGAATTGGGTCATGCTTTAATTTTCCactgtattattatattaattgagAGTAACTTGGCATATTCAAAATTGAGCTTGAAAAAAGTATGCATGCATGCACCTGTAGCTTTATTATGGTGGATTTTATCTGAAGTAACTCCATATATTACATAAAATGTAATAGCAATTACAATACCCTGAATTGGAATTGTTTTCAAtgctttaaacaaaataaataatatttattgaaagtAAAATTCAATGTTTGTTGACCATGTACAGAATTAGCAAAAGGACTTCAAAATTTGGAGGTGAAGAAGACTGAGTCTAAGCTTGTTGTATATTCTTACAATCAATGAAGAAGTAGATTCTCCACCTTTTCCATTATTTGtgtggaccaaggatagggtCGGCGAGAATAATGGAGAGTTTTTCTATTATGATTGTAAAAATAATGCTAATTAGTGTTCCCATTACtctaattaaagaataaaaaatgtttaacacGCTATCACacttaataaaatagttttatttaataattcttCAACTAAGCACGTTTGAATGTGAATGAAGGATAACGAAATTACGAAATCACTGTTTGAAGCGATTGAAGccaaatgagtttttttttttttttcctttaggaatcttattttaaagatttagaacttttaagaatatttagttttatgtCATATCGAATGAAACTTAGATATTTTATCCATATCTAAAACtagtttgaataattttattcttaaaataatcaATACTTTAAATCTAAACTTTATACGTTTCTAATAAAGTTTAGGATAAGATTATTGATATCCATATATATacatttgaaagaaattttagttaaaattaagtTAGTATGATTTCAAAATAGAAAGTATAACTTATATTGGATTGaaatattatactaaatttCATCATAAATTCGTTTTTGgcataaatttttataaatacaaagcACTTTAATATAAACTGAggatgtaattttttaattttcccttTTTATTCCTTTTATCTTACCTTGTTCGTAACCATTCAATTACAATTGTTCATTGCATAAACAGAATCAGAATGATATTTCAATGTCTGCACTAATGATCCGGCAATAATTGACTTTGCTTTCCATAATACAGGTAGAACAATATTTATATCATACGtcaaaattaatcaattctAATTAAAACCTACAAAAAcagttgaaaaaattaaattgaatttgatcaaaatgacatcATTGAAATGCCATTTTATAAGTTAGTTTTTATTCTTCAAAACTAAATTACCTTAATCTGCAAATACACTGCTTCAAGGCTACTAATAAAGCCAATaggagaagaaaacaaaaaaaaaaaatacacatgcTTAGTTAGTACATGACTTTTTCTCAATTTTGCTTTCTTTGCAACAAATCTTTATTTGTTGTGACTGATAAAAATCACTGCACAGAGGCTGCATCCAAGAAATTCCCATCCGAAGTGTTTATCTTTGGAGGTTTTCCCTTGATCATATGAATTAAACCCTTAGCCAATGAGATTTCATCTTTTGGACAAGGAAAACCAATAAACTTTATCAGTTTAAGATGTTGCAGTTCAGTGCATTTAGTCTctttcattaagcatgaattgGTCCCTTCAGAAGAATAACTTTCAGGATCAATCTGCATATCAGTCAGTGAAAAATGAATTATGTCAGAAAGATTAACAACTAAAGCAGAACATATGTTCAATAAATCCCTTATGAGGACACATACAGTCACAAAAAGTTGCTCCAAAGAAGGACATAGTTTCAAGAAGGAGAATAAGGCTTCCATGTTCTTGTTACAGTTGTCAATCCACCATAACTCTCTTAATTTATAGAATTTGAAGCTCCCAGATAGAGGAGAAATCGATGGCCATATTAGTTCCTGCAAAAAGATAACCTTGCTGGAGTTACATTGTTCATAgcagaaaaattaaaagatgaaacATCTTGGTCTTGATTCTCATCATTGCATCAGAGTTAAGAAGTGAGTTTTAGATCTAACTCAACTTTACAAAACCAATTTGTGAGATAAGGTTTGCATTCACTTGtatactataaataaatttgtcttaTCTCGAATCGATTTGGGATTTCCAACAATCACAAGTCATAAAAATATGCCTTTTGAGGTAAACCATGTATCTCTTAAAGTATTAAAAACTCTTTCAAGGAACAGACATTTCTTAACTGGTGTTCTTTCATACAgttgataatattaatatgtttaaaGAGCATGATTATCTGTTAATTATACCAGATCATTTTGATATCATAAGCATATTTCAAGTGATGAAAATGTGCATAGAAGTGTTAGGTTGAACCCATTTTACAATTTCTGAATGTACATACGAGAACTACCAAAAGAATTCAATTAAACAAACATGGCATACCTCAAAAGTCCATTTACACAGAGTAAGAACTTCAGAGTTCTTTATGGTTAAGAGGGTTGCATCAAAATCCTTGGTGGTGAAACCAGTGCAGCTTAATCCTAGTCTGAAATCAAGCATGGCATCACTGAGGTTGAAATGAAACTCTGGCCTAATCAAAGGAAGAGGCCCACGGTACCGAAAAGACTTGAGTTTAGAAGTTTTGAGATTAAGAGACTTCAACTCTAAGCAATCCAAGATGGTTAACATGTGAAGCTCTGAGGTGGAATCAACACTCAGAGATTCCAACCCTTTGCAGTGAATGAGCACCAAGTTCTGAAGGTGCTGCAAGTTTGAAACAATGGAAGAAGCTACCTCACTGGTGAAAGAACTCACTGATTTGAGGTAGAGGGTTTTGACTGATAGAGTGGAAGGAAGAGACTGGTATGGCTTGAACGACAAGTCATACTGGATCTCTTCCTTCCAAGTGGTGAAATCAAGCATTAGCTTACTGTTATTTGCAACAGTTGCCAAAACCACACTCTCTTGATCAAAGTGAAATTGAAGCTTTCTGGGGTGCTTCAATGGATCAAGCTCCTCAAAACTTGTGATGAACCCTGCAACAACACCTATGATATCTTCTTCACTTCCATGTCTCACAACAGCTTCATTCCACAGGTTTCTCCATCTGGTAGAAAGGAGAGTGGTTTCTAGTGCTGATTCGTTTGGCAGAAAAGAAACTATGCGACCCAGAATTTCATCAGGTAGATTACTCAACAGATCCTTTCCCATGTAATCTCTTCTTTCAATATGATCTTTCTTGCTCTCACACCACAATCTCTTCATCTATAAACATGTACAAAAATAACTGCACCTCACCTTTTTTCTGCTGTGGCCATAACTACATTTGCAACCATAATTTAAAACTATGAGGAGACACAAAAGAGGAAAGAGGAGGCCATTAAATGCTTCTTGAAAATGAACTCTTGTTTCATTAAGACGACACAGACTTGTCAATATAGTCAAAATGGTGTGCCACATTTGGTCGATGAAACAAATTTACTTTTCAGGAATCTAATATCCAAAATAGgttttttcataaaagtattttaataagTAGATTAAAACTTGCCatccaaaattattaaaaaaaacttaatcaGTCATTTGGTGTTATATTCAAGTCTTTAATtcgattttgtttttatatttgcttttaactcaattgagtttatatcttttaaaaatacttatgaCTTGATTCAATTGGTTTTGGAagtattatatgttaaaatcaaaatttttctTGTATTAAAATCtagattatattatattttaaaacttctcTAATGTTGACACATGACaccttcaaaataaaaaatgactaaaattttgacatatgataaatttaaattttaccatgtgatattttcaaacaaaattaacgtgaatttaacataaaaacctaattaaattctttttacaaaataaccaactcaattgaatttttaaaaaaaataagaattcaattgactaaaaagtaaatataaaagcTTAAATATAGAtatcaaattactaattaaactattaaagtatatttattaagttatgaTTCCGTGGTacctaaaaaaaatgaaaagatttgTCTCCAATCAAACGAGTAGCTTCtaaaatggaaaaattaaaCTTGTAACAATTTAGCTCGAGATCTTTCAAAGGGTGAAGCTTTCTTATAACTTGATGATTTGAATTGGGGAAAAGCTTGTGGCTATGGACAATGGACccattacatttttattatttcgtTTTTCTCTTACCATTGAGATTTTGAATGGAGAAAACCTAACTAGGACCGTTTCTATTACAAGGactaggtaaaaaaaaaaaaacagattttgAGGTAAAGTCAAGAAAAAACAACATTGCTGATGGAAGTAACATACTCTGAGGATTTCGTGCTCCTCTTGGAATTGGTTTCTTCTAGAATGCCTCAATGTTCATTAATTCTTGTCCATTAATCTAAAGTTTTTAGCATAATTCGTTTTCACACATTTAAAGAGTTAGATAAATTAAAGCCAAAATAAGTGTTACAAGTTGAATTTTATAAAGATGTAAGTACAAAAGTATTAAATGTGAGTGATTAATGCATAACATAGGTGTGGacctaaacaaaataaatagttGTAAAGTATTTAGGTATTGAAAAGAGAATGATGTGTGGGAAGAAATCTCTCTTCACACGACACTTCTTTCTATGAAAAACTTGGAAAATTTATGAGTTGCAAAACTCTTAGTCATAAAAATAATGGTTTCATATCTGTTTATGTGGACTTTAATTTTCTATcctataaatttgattttattatttagtgaattttaaaatagtttttaagtACATTCTTACATGTTTCTTAAATctgtaaaattaaatagatcaaaagaaattgaataaagACTGTAAACAAAGTGAAACATGAATCTGATAGAGATTTACTTAACCTAtgtataatacatatatatgaaaaaaagttgTTCATAGTTTTTTGTTTATGGCATAAATGAAAATCACATATGTTTCACTCataataatagtttaaaatcatgttataaatttttaaattaaaatattatataaaatatacaatactTAAAAGTATGGAAACTATGTTTAGTTTAGATTCCTAAATCATACGAGACTATCGGTTATAACTATGTTatggtatttttaatttaatttcatcaaatagctcaaaagtaatatgttaatttaaataaaaataattcacaaacattaaatttttatacttatatCAAAGGTGATATCACATCTCTTACAAAGAAAACTCATAAATAAGAAGTGGTAACCTTTTAAGTTTATTATCTATAAAACCCCAGCAATAATAtacttacaaaataatataaattttataccaTAATTTCAAAAGTATGATAACTCAATTAAAcacaatttttcaatatttctaaaatttatttgtttcataTTATTACTCATTAATTGttactattttatatttcttttatttcatatatcttTCCCAACTTTCCATATTGTTCTTAGTTGAGAATATTCCTctcatattttattctttagtgtttttttttttgtattatttcccttatttttctttacaaaaagtaaaaggaaactcaaattttattttacttttatgctttcctatatttatttgattttttattttttattttttcttatagaaCATgcgatttaaaatatatcacattAATGAGCAAAGTGAATTCATGGTTTAACATTATAATTCATTACATTACCCCTATTAAAGAGAATAACAGCAGAGAAAAGTTAAAAATGACTGCAACTCATTGGTCTAACAGTAAATATTACATCTAAAAATTCCTTGTTCATCTCTACAACACCAGAAAAAGAGAAATCTTAATTCCTACAACAGAAAAATAGAGTACTAAGAATCCTTTTAATTCTTAAA
This region of Vigna unguiculata cultivar IT97K-499-35 chromosome 5, ASM411807v1, whole genome shotgun sequence genomic DNA includes:
- the LOC114184838 gene encoding disease resistance protein RPP13-like translates to MADTIVVFLIDKLTRLLVEEAKLLAGVRDQVASLQSELRFMNLFLRNSQGKRKEHDMVAELVSQIRDVAHEAEDVIDTYVAGVIKQSRRNVIGKVGFRGVDHALMLHQVAGKVDGIKARIKEIFDNKQRYGIEDGKRGGEEEAERIRKQRREVEEEEVVGFALDSKVVIEKLTVSDSRLKVVSIVGMGGLGKTTLARKVYNSNRVKNMFPCRAWGYVSNDYRPREFFLSLLKCLLSTSKYSGLFKKREETSVSDEELKMKVRECLNRSKYLVVVDDVWQKQVWNEVKGAFPDDQNGSRILMTTRWAEVASHAGPVPPYALPFLTKEESWELLSKKVFRGEECPSDLESLGKLIAESCDGLPLALIVMAGILGNKKSPRDWSRIKDHVNWHLGRDNTLKDILKLSYDSLPARLKPCFLYFGMYPEDYRIPVKQLIQLWISEGLLTQETSVSQDIPEPEYIAEEYLDELVDRSLIQVVSRTNDGGVKTCRIHDLLRDLCISESREDKFFEVCGEIDFQNLNSCPRKLSLQGTLFHFSSSIVSDYTISATRSLLCFGQEVYKVKANHWRWLLKSFRLARVLDLGRMNVNSIPTDLEKLIHLRYLRIHSHNLETIPPSICRLWNLETLDLRGSPIKSFSGELWQLKQLRHLLLFGPVGLPEMPSESKTMPNLQTLSTVALDPRTTSLLDSRRFPGMTKLGIHYERRDKCNARIQLQSLHRLSHLRKLKVIGTTEIPQNANMFPSNITKISLTKFGFFNSTVMHMLGKLPNLQVLKLSSQTNDTRFDLHCATGGFLQLQVFEMVAIKVKVWRVDRGSMPRVRRLVVRSCKSLTQLPKEVWSLNTLREVQVLWPCTELAKGLQNLVMNNACKLVVYPLSANDELDFLEING
- the LOC114184156 gene encoding F-box protein At2g39490-like encodes the protein MKRLWCESKKDHIERRDYMGKDLLSNLPDEILGRIVSFLPNESALETTLLSTRWRNLWNEAVVRHGSEEDIIGVVAGFITSFEELDPLKHPRKLQFHFDQESVVLATVANNSKLMLDFTTWKEEIQYDLSFKPYQSLPSTLSVKTLYLKSVSSFTSEVASSIVSNLQHLQNLVLIHCKGLESLSVDSTSELHMLTILDCLELKSLNLKTSKLKSFRYRGPLPLIRPEFHFNLSDAMLDFRLGLSCTGFTTKDFDATLLTIKNSEVLTLCKWTFEELIWPSISPLSGSFKFYKLRELWWIDNCNKNMEALFSFLKLCPSLEQLFVTIDPESYSSEGTNSCLMKETKCTELQHLKLIKFIGFPCPKDEISLAKGLIHMIKGKPPKINTSDGNFLDAASVQ